One window from the genome of Aminivibrio pyruvatiphilus encodes:
- the rpsB gene encoding 30S ribosomal protein S2 has translation MAVVSMKQLLECGVHFGHQTRRWNPKMKPFIFTERNGVYIIDLQKTVRGLEKAYDYIREVAKNNGSVLFVGTKRQAQDTIREEAERSGQFYINQRWLGGLMTNFPTIRKRVARMVELRKMEDEGNWADLPKKEVALLRKELGKLEKYLKGITNMKAIPDAIFLIDPRREENAVLEARKLGIPVIAIVDTNCDPEVIDFPIPGNDDAIRAIKLIAGLMADAFIEGRQGEDAGVKMISSEDGEPVDVSSDNIIEVKERLHEVYDDSEEEA, from the coding sequence GTGGCAGTAGTCAGTATGAAGCAGCTTTTGGAGTGCGGCGTTCATTTCGGTCATCAGACCCGCAGGTGGAACCCGAAGATGAAGCCTTTCATCTTCACGGAGCGGAACGGAGTGTACATCATCGACCTCCAGAAGACGGTCAGGGGCCTGGAAAAAGCCTATGACTACATCAGGGAAGTCGCCAAGAACAACGGTTCCGTTCTTTTCGTCGGAACCAAGCGACAGGCCCAGGACACCATCCGGGAAGAGGCCGAGAGAAGCGGCCAGTTTTACATCAACCAGCGCTGGCTCGGCGGACTGATGACCAATTTCCCGACGATCAGGAAACGTGTGGCCCGCATGGTGGAGCTTCGCAAGATGGAGGACGAGGGAAACTGGGCAGATCTTCCCAAGAAGGAAGTTGCCCTTCTGAGGAAAGAACTCGGCAAACTCGAAAAATACCTCAAGGGAATCACCAACATGAAGGCCATCCCCGACGCAATCTTCCTCATCGATCCCCGCAGGGAGGAAAACGCAGTCCTCGAGGCCCGGAAACTCGGAATCCCTGTCATTGCCATTGTGGACACGAACTGTGATCCCGAAGTCATTGACTTCCCCATCCCCGGAAACGACGATGCCATCAGGGCCATCAAGCTCATCGCCGGTCTTATGGCCGACGCGTTCATCGAGGGACGGCAGGGCGAGGACGCGGGCGTCAAGATGATCTCCTCCGAAGACGGGGAGCCCGTCGATGTTTCCTCCGACAACATCATTGAAGTCAAGGAACGTCTTCACGAAGTGTACGACGATTCCGAGGAAGAAGCTTAA
- a CDS encoding transporter substrate-binding domain-containing protein yields the protein MMTRKRVTRAVVLISAFLVVLAVSGMALAGPRLDRIMETKVLRVGTPGDYRPFSMLDKASGRYEGHDVELAELLASELGVAVEFVPTTWPKLMEDYLAGSFDIAVGGITRSLARMLKGDFLPPYAPNGKVAIIRKADREKFSSLEAMDVPETTVIVNPGGTNEKFVQANFKNAKVVVHQSNAEIPAMIAEGKGDVMITEVYEAVVYSRKDERLYGAFTDKPLTKISFMGFFIQKDDPDFLRVMQYLWNDAKLRGDLDRLFEKWLK from the coding sequence ATGATGACCCGCAAAAGAGTGACGAGGGCAGTAGTTCTGATTTCCGCGTTTCTTGTTGTGCTCGCAGTCTCGGGAATGGCCCTGGCAGGGCCGAGACTGGACAGGATCATGGAGACGAAAGTGCTCAGGGTGGGCACCCCCGGCGATTACCGCCCCTTTTCCATGCTGGACAAGGCATCGGGGAGATATGAAGGGCACGATGTGGAGCTTGCGGAGCTTCTTGCCTCCGAACTCGGCGTCGCGGTGGAGTTTGTCCCCACCACGTGGCCGAAGCTTATGGAGGATTATCTTGCCGGATCCTTCGATATCGCCGTGGGTGGAATCACCAGGAGCCTTGCCCGGATGCTGAAGGGGGATTTCCTGCCGCCCTACGCTCCCAACGGAAAAGTCGCCATTATCCGGAAGGCGGACAGGGAAAAGTTTTCTTCCCTGGAAGCGATGGATGTCCCTGAAACGACGGTCATTGTGAACCCTGGCGGAACGAACGAGAAGTTTGTCCAGGCCAATTTCAAAAACGCCAAAGTCGTGGTTCACCAGAGCAACGCCGAAATACCCGCCATGATCGCGGAAGGCAAGGGCGATGTGATGATCACCGAAGTCTACGAGGCCGTGGTGTATTCACGGAAGGACGAAAGACTCTACGGCGCCTTCACCGACAAGCCTCTGACAAAAATCAGTTTTATGGGATTCTTTATCCAGAAGGATGATCCCGATTTCCTGCGGGTGATGCAGTATCTCTGGAACGATGCAAAGCTTCGGGGAGACCTTGACAGGCTCTTCGAAAAGTGGCTGAAGTAG
- a CDS encoding pyridoxal phosphate-dependent aminotransferase — MYISERARKMEPSATLAVTAKAKSLKREGKPVISFGAGEPDFDSPPSAIRYAEEAMKKGQTHYTPGTGIPELREAVCAYYKEHFGLEYSPANVVVGAGAKPLLYEALGCVIDPGDEVLVFTPAWVSYVEQIRFFDGKAVLVDTSKTDFIPRYDDIKKAITPRTRAMIVNTPNNPTGAIYDEQCLRDLGKLAVEHNIVIIFDEIYERLVYCGEKHHQILNLVPEAKDLTIIINGVSKAFAMTGWRIGYALGPSSIMGYLGDLQGHITSNACSVAQWASVGALKEADQDVRTMHKAFSKRRDLIVELMKDMPYISFTEPKGAFYVWFNVDRILGKSWNGKVLSDDSELCKVFLESKYVALVPGSAFMAPGNVRISYSNSEEEIREGMRRFKEFLEELK; from the coding sequence ATGTACATTTCCGAGAGAGCCCGAAAGATGGAACCTTCAGCAACCCTCGCCGTTACAGCAAAAGCAAAAAGCCTCAAACGGGAAGGAAAGCCGGTTATTTCCTTCGGCGCCGGAGAACCCGACTTCGACTCTCCCCCTTCGGCGATCCGCTATGCCGAGGAAGCAATGAAAAAAGGGCAGACCCACTACACCCCGGGCACGGGCATTCCGGAGCTTCGAGAGGCTGTCTGCGCCTATTACAAAGAGCATTTCGGCCTTGAATATTCTCCCGCCAACGTCGTCGTCGGGGCAGGAGCGAAGCCCCTCCTCTACGAAGCTCTGGGCTGCGTCATCGATCCGGGCGACGAAGTCCTGGTCTTCACACCCGCCTGGGTGAGCTACGTGGAACAGATCCGCTTCTTCGACGGCAAAGCGGTTCTCGTGGATACAAGCAAAACCGACTTCATCCCCCGGTACGACGACATAAAGAAAGCCATCACCCCGAGAACCCGGGCCATGATCGTCAACACGCCCAACAACCCGACGGGCGCCATTTATGACGAGCAGTGCCTCAGGGACCTCGGCAAACTCGCAGTAGAACACAATATCGTCATCATCTTCGACGAGATTTATGAACGGCTTGTCTACTGCGGAGAAAAACACCACCAGATCCTGAACCTCGTTCCTGAGGCAAAGGATCTCACCATCATCATTAACGGAGTCAGCAAGGCCTTCGCCATGACAGGCTGGAGGATCGGCTACGCCCTCGGTCCCTCGTCCATCATGGGATATCTCGGCGACCTCCAGGGTCACATCACCTCCAACGCATGCTCCGTGGCCCAGTGGGCCTCAGTCGGTGCACTGAAGGAGGCCGACCAGGACGTCAGGACCATGCACAAGGCTTTCAGCAAGAGAAGGGACCTCATCGTGGAGCTTATGAAGGATATGCCTTACATTTCCTTTACCGAGCCCAAGGGAGCGTTCTATGTGTGGTTCAACGTGGACAGGATCCTTGGAAAAAGCTGGAACGGGAAGGTTCTTTCCGACGATTCCGAACTGTGCAAGGTGTTCCTTGAGTCCAAGTACGTCGCCCTTGTTCCCGGCAGCGCTTTCATGGCACCGGGCAACGTCCGCATTTCCTACTCGAACTCGGAGGAGGAAATCAGAGAGGGTATGAGACGCTTCAAAGAGTTCCTCGAAGAACTGAAATAG
- the frr gene encoding ribosome recycling factor, translating into MPKEELKVLRERMEKVIEHLKGEFLAIRTGRAHPGLVSDIKVDYYGAPTPIKQIATISVPEGRQIAISPFDRSALKLVEKAILASSLGVTPQNDGEIIRVNLPELTRERRVELTKLVGKYAEEGRIALRNLRRDSNEVLKKKEKNSEISEDDLKKYTKDVQDVTDEFIKKVDETLKAKEKEIMEE; encoded by the coding sequence ATGCCGAAAGAAGAGCTGAAAGTACTGCGGGAACGCATGGAAAAGGTTATCGAGCACCTGAAGGGCGAATTTCTCGCCATCAGGACGGGACGGGCTCACCCGGGACTGGTGAGCGACATCAAGGTGGATTATTACGGAGCTCCCACCCCCATCAAGCAGATTGCCACTATCTCGGTCCCCGAGGGAAGACAGATTGCCATTTCTCCCTTCGACAGGTCGGCCCTCAAGCTCGTCGAGAAGGCCATTCTGGCTTCATCCCTCGGCGTGACGCCCCAGAACGACGGCGAAATCATCCGGGTGAACCTGCCTGAGCTCACCAGGGAACGGCGGGTGGAACTGACGAAACTCGTGGGGAAATACGCCGAGGAAGGCAGGATTGCCCTGAGGAACCTTCGGCGGGACTCGAATGAAGTTCTTAAAAAGAAGGAAAAGAACTCGGAAATCAGCGAGGACGACCTCAAGAAATACACCAAGGACGTCCAGGACGTAACCGACGAATTTATTAAAAAAGTCGACGAAACGCTGAAGGCGAAGGAAAAGGAGATTATGGAGGAGTAG
- a CDS encoding 2-hydroxyacid dehydrogenase: MPLPKAYVTRRVQDAGLGLLPGRVEFEVWEKTVPVDREVLLEKASQVQGLLCTLSDRIDEELLARCPGLKVVSNYAVGYDNIDVEAATRRGVLVTNTPDVLTNATADIAFTLILASARRVVEANEFLRSGDWVTWHPDLLLGQDVSEAVLGIVGMGKIGRAVAKRAAGFSMKILFFNRSPRPDMEKELGARQVPLDELLRESDFVSLHCPLSAETKGLIGERELRMMKKSAILINTSRGPVVDQKALYRACSEQWIWGAGLDVFEKEPVPLDEPLLSLKNVTTIPHLGSATIRAREGMARKAAENLLAALEGRKPADLVNPEAWKE, from the coding sequence ATGCCGCTGCCAAAGGCGTATGTAACCCGCAGGGTTCAGGATGCGGGACTGGGCCTTCTTCCCGGGCGGGTGGAATTTGAAGTCTGGGAAAAAACCGTCCCCGTGGACCGGGAAGTGCTTCTGGAGAAGGCCTCACAGGTTCAGGGGCTTCTGTGCACCCTTTCGGACAGGATAGACGAAGAGCTTCTCGCCCGCTGTCCGGGGCTGAAAGTGGTGAGCAACTACGCGGTGGGATACGACAACATCGACGTGGAGGCGGCCACGAGACGGGGAGTGCTGGTCACCAACACGCCCGACGTGCTGACCAATGCCACAGCCGATATAGCCTTCACCCTGATTCTCGCATCTGCCCGCCGGGTGGTGGAGGCGAACGAGTTTCTTCGTTCGGGAGACTGGGTCACCTGGCATCCTGACCTGCTGCTCGGGCAGGATGTGTCCGAAGCTGTTCTCGGCATCGTGGGAATGGGGAAAATAGGCCGGGCAGTGGCGAAAAGGGCGGCGGGCTTTTCCATGAAGATCCTGTTTTTCAACCGTTCCCCGAGGCCCGACATGGAAAAGGAGCTTGGCGCCAGGCAGGTGCCCCTCGATGAACTGCTGAGAGAAAGCGACTTCGTTTCCCTTCACTGCCCACTGAGCGCGGAGACAAAAGGGCTCATCGGTGAGCGGGAGCTTCGGATGATGAAGAAATCTGCCATTCTCATCAACACTTCAAGGGGACCTGTGGTGGACCAGAAAGCCCTCTACAGGGCCTGTTCCGAACAATGGATATGGGGCGCGGGGCTCGATGTTTTCGAAAAGGAGCCTGTTCCCCTGGACGAACCCCTTCTTTCGCTGAAGAACGTCACCACCATACCCCATCTCGGGAGTGCCACGATCAGGGCCAGGGAAGGCATGGCACGAAAGGCCGCCGAAAACCTCCTGGCCGCGCTGGAAGGAAGAAAACCGGCCGACCTGGTGAATCCGGAAGCCTGGAAGGAATAA
- a CDS encoding ABC transporter permease, translated as MSGSLKLRLALLDNIIWMMLIAFFSVCALSIPAFATWTNLVNILYHTTIMSMLVLAQGFVLMSGNLDLSIDAVLAFAPGVAVLMSVKWFPGLLGSPWTAIVLTLSIGALLGLFNGFCVARLGMNAFMQTLSVSIILRGLVLFFIPLSIFPLDPVYSFIGKARIAQLGNIPAAIPVTFFIFFIFHVLINYTVFGRNYLATGGNARASFVAGINTNRMIILGFMVAGILSAIAGMLTAGRQDSVSNTMGNGMTLLAFAGALLGGTSMSGGKGSAFGMLGGAILLGMFSNALNLLGVKVTLIHAAQGTLIFLAILVDRFRVSLRSSMLRKEQIRTLHREEDRGAEYTVGKPREESV; from the coding sequence ATGTCAGGCAGTTTGAAGCTCAGGCTCGCTTTATTGGACAATATTATATGGATGATGCTCATCGCGTTTTTTTCAGTGTGCGCTCTCAGCATACCGGCCTTCGCAACCTGGACCAACCTGGTGAACATTCTCTACCATACGACCATCATGAGCATGCTCGTTCTCGCCCAGGGATTCGTTCTCATGAGCGGAAACCTTGACCTGTCCATAGATGCCGTTCTCGCCTTCGCCCCCGGCGTGGCTGTCCTGATGTCGGTGAAGTGGTTTCCCGGGTTGCTCGGCAGCCCCTGGACAGCCATTGTTCTCACCCTGTCCATCGGTGCCCTGCTCGGGCTTTTCAACGGATTCTGCGTTGCCCGGCTCGGAATGAACGCCTTCATGCAGACCCTTTCTGTCTCCATCATCCTCAGGGGACTGGTGCTGTTCTTCATCCCCCTGTCCATTTTCCCCCTCGACCCGGTGTATTCCTTCATCGGAAAGGCAAGGATCGCCCAGCTCGGCAATATCCCTGCGGCGATACCTGTGACATTTTTCATCTTTTTCATCTTCCACGTGCTGATCAACTACACGGTCTTCGGAAGAAATTATCTCGCCACCGGCGGGAATGCACGGGCGAGTTTCGTCGCCGGAATCAACACGAACAGAATGATCATCCTGGGATTCATGGTGGCGGGAATTCTCTCGGCCATAGCGGGAATGCTGACGGCGGGAAGGCAGGATTCCGTGTCGAACACCATGGGAAACGGAATGACCCTCCTGGCCTTCGCCGGAGCCCTTTTAGGCGGGACGTCCATGTCAGGAGGGAAGGGATCTGCCTTTGGCATGCTGGGAGGGGCGATCTTGCTGGGCATGTTTTCCAACGCCCTGAACCTTCTCGGCGTCAAGGTGACTCTCATCCACGCCGCCCAGGGGACGCTCATCTTTCTCGCGATTCTTGTCGACCGGTTCAGAGTTTCGCTCCGGAGCTCCATGCTGCGGAAAGAACAGATACGAACGCTCCACAGGGAAGAAGACCGGGGAGCGGAATACACAGTCGGAAAACCAAGGGAGGAATCAGTATGA
- a CDS encoding metal-sensitive transcriptional regulator: MAKDSLIERLENLPQDRKAMLNRLRRVEGQLRGIQRMIIEEKPCYDVLLQLSAARKAMQRACIEILKNYLQKCVHEAKAPDFDNLEKLIEALIEISPAARAHSPEGDE, from the coding sequence ATGGCAAAAGACTCACTTATCGAGCGGCTGGAAAACCTGCCTCAGGACAGGAAGGCCATGCTGAACAGGCTCCGCCGCGTCGAGGGACAGCTTCGCGGTATCCAGAGGATGATCATCGAGGAAAAACCCTGCTACGACGTTCTCCTCCAGCTTTCCGCCGCCAGAAAGGCCATGCAGAGAGCCTGCATAGAAATACTGAAGAACTACCTTCAAAAATGCGTCCATGAGGCAAAAGCCCCTGATTTTGACAACCTTGAGAAGCTCATCGAAGCGCTTATCGAAATTTCTCCCGCCGCCAGGGCACATTCTCCGGAAGGGGACGAATAA
- the pyrH gene encoding UMP kinase has translation MRFKRVLLKLSGEVLSGSNGFGFDFDAVRRIGEEIVEVAQSGIQIAMVVGGGNMLRGRELEKLGVERAQADYMGMLATVMNALCLQDVLEKFGVPTRVQTAIEMRQMAEPYIRRRALRHLEKGRIVIFAAGTGSPYFSTDTAAALRAAEMEADCLLKATKVDGIYNADPKKHPDAVLLHRLTYMEALRRQFEVMDAAAFSLCMENAIPIVVLNILQKGNLKNFLVKGTDTGTIVSAQEDGGA, from the coding sequence ATGCGCTTCAAAAGAGTACTTTTGAAACTCTCCGGAGAGGTTCTCTCCGGCTCCAACGGTTTCGGATTCGACTTCGACGCCGTGCGCCGCATAGGCGAAGAAATAGTCGAAGTGGCCCAGTCCGGGATCCAGATCGCCATGGTTGTCGGGGGCGGCAACATGCTCCGGGGGCGGGAACTGGAAAAGCTCGGGGTCGAACGGGCCCAGGCGGACTATATGGGCATGCTGGCAACGGTGATGAACGCCCTCTGCCTGCAGGATGTGCTGGAGAAATTCGGCGTTCCCACCCGGGTCCAGACCGCCATAGAAATGCGCCAGATGGCCGAACCGTATATCAGGCGCCGTGCCCTTCGCCACCTGGAAAAGGGCCGGATCGTGATTTTTGCCGCCGGCACCGGCTCCCCCTATTTTTCAACCGATACGGCGGCGGCGCTGCGGGCCGCGGAAATGGAAGCGGATTGCCTGTTGAAAGCCACCAAGGTAGATGGTATATATAATGCTGACCCCAAGAAGCACCCTGACGCGGTGCTTCTGCACAGGCTGACCTACATGGAGGCCCTGCGCCGGCAGTTTGAGGTGATGGATGCGGCAGCATTTTCCCTCTGCATGGAAAATGCCATACCGATAGTGGTATTGAACATACTCCAGAAAGGAAACCTGAAAAACTTTCTGGTGAAGGGTACCGACACGGGAACCATAGTTTCAGCACAAGAGGACGGCGGGGCTTGA
- a CDS encoding sugar ABC transporter ATP-binding protein encodes MKTPALTLNGISKIYPGTVALDRVSFEVYPGEVHGLIGKNGAGKSTLVGILAGLIEPTEGTISLGGRSFRTLSRVRAKREGVAIVPQEPELILDLSVAENLFLGELPSRKGLLDRKTMRTLAEEVLSAYGTGINAGLLAGDLSLSERQLLLILKSCVVEDAPIVVLDESSAPLSGRDALILRKIVEDLRSRGKAIVYISHHIDELLEICDRMTVLRDGKAVAVRERASLDHASLSELIIGEESSLTGGRSEDTPTPGEEILRVEGLSRWGAFGDISFSLRRGEILGLAGLRGSGRTELLKALAGIDPADEGEIFLRGNSVRFRSPAEALAEGIAYLPEEREKEGLLRSFSIRDNLLLNSFGNVCGGRFISWEKSEERALAVFREVRVKAFSIHQGVDELSGGNRQKVVIGRIMANSPEIYLLDEPTRGVDIGAKKAILSIVSERIRNGAGVIITSPGLDDLIEVCDRILVLSKGGIFREYERKDFSEHRLFLDMQGFGQQERRGGRECQAV; translated from the coding sequence ATGAAAACACCTGCCCTTACCCTGAACGGGATTTCTAAAATTTATCCCGGAACGGTTGCCCTGGACCGGGTGTCCTTTGAGGTCTATCCCGGTGAAGTTCACGGGCTCATCGGAAAAAACGGGGCGGGGAAGTCCACCCTGGTGGGAATTCTCGCGGGCCTGATTGAACCGACGGAAGGAACGATTTCCCTGGGAGGCCGTTCTTTCCGCACCCTTTCCCGTGTCCGGGCAAAGAGGGAAGGAGTGGCCATCGTTCCCCAGGAACCGGAACTTATCCTGGATCTTTCGGTGGCGGAAAACCTTTTTCTCGGAGAACTTCCATCGAGGAAAGGCCTGCTGGACCGGAAAACGATGCGCACCCTGGCTGAGGAAGTCCTCTCAGCCTACGGAACCGGCATAAACGCCGGCCTACTGGCTGGGGACCTTTCCCTGAGCGAAAGGCAGCTTCTGCTCATACTCAAATCCTGCGTGGTGGAAGATGCACCCATCGTCGTCCTCGACGAGTCTTCCGCACCTCTCAGCGGCAGGGACGCCCTCATCCTCAGGAAGATCGTGGAGGATCTGCGCTCCCGGGGAAAGGCAATTGTTTACATCTCCCACCATATCGACGAGCTGCTTGAAATCTGCGACAGAATGACGGTTCTGCGGGACGGGAAAGCGGTCGCCGTGAGGGAGAGAGCTTCCCTGGACCACGCCTCTCTTTCCGAGCTCATCATAGGAGAGGAATCGTCGCTCACCGGGGGCCGGTCTGAAGACACCCCGACTCCGGGAGAGGAAATTCTCAGGGTGGAAGGGCTTTCCAGGTGGGGGGCCTTCGGGGATATTTCCTTTTCCCTGCGGCGGGGGGAGATCCTGGGGCTTGCTGGTCTCCGGGGAAGCGGAAGGACGGAGCTGCTGAAAGCCCTCGCCGGCATCGACCCCGCCGACGAAGGAGAGATCTTTCTCAGGGGAAACAGTGTTCGTTTCCGTTCGCCGGCGGAAGCTCTCGCCGAAGGAATTGCCTACCTTCCCGAGGAGAGGGAAAAGGAGGGGCTTCTCAGGTCTTTTTCCATACGGGACAATCTCCTTCTCAACAGCTTCGGAAACGTCTGCGGCGGCAGGTTCATCAGCTGGGAAAAGAGCGAGGAGCGGGCACTGGCCGTTTTTAGGGAAGTTCGGGTGAAAGCCTTCTCTATCCACCAGGGAGTGGACGAGCTGTCCGGCGGCAACAGGCAGAAGGTGGTCATCGGGCGGATCATGGCGAACAGCCCGGAAATTTATCTTCTGGACGAACCCACCAGGGGAGTGGACATCGGCGCGAAGAAGGCCATTCTGTCCATTGTGTCCGAAAGAATCAGAAACGGGGCAGGCGTCATCATCACCTCCCCGGGACTGGATGACCTCATTGAAGTATGCGACAGGATTCTCGTCCTCTCGAAGGGCGGCATCTTCCGGGAATATGAGCGGAAGGATTTCAGCGAACACAGGCTGTTCCTCGATATGCAAGGATTCGGACAACAGGAACGGAGAGGTGGAAGAGAATGTCAGGCAGTTTGA
- a CDS encoding sugar ABC transporter substrate-binding protein, with the protein MKKFWHSVMAAALVLTFLSAAGASEKKLTVGLVVKEPTAPYIQAFMKAAEEKAGELGVNLLIRDGEGDSIKIMDIIDTYMAQGIDAFILGGAVDLRALVPGIRRLNEAKIPVAALDTSPEGGIVDFFLSFDLVQSSAKAAELFVEGIKKRNGGTVPAGVVLEILGDKADMFSHACTEGFDSVLSKYPQLEIAQGEGKWNNTDSHAVVSDLLTRFGNGVLGIYVQTPDIMGPGVVAAIEAAGLNAADFGISGICIGPEGIDLIKKGKMLGAVAQPAYDAAALAVQYLVDKLRGNPVPQIGDTVVVEGALWSPAKVIRNPWADDGAFVVLQGPLVPQEVSPDDPRLWENMLTK; encoded by the coding sequence ATGAAAAAGTTCTGGCACTCGGTGATGGCGGCAGCATTGGTATTGACGTTCCTGTCCGCGGCAGGGGCATCGGAGAAGAAGCTCACGGTGGGGCTCGTGGTGAAGGAGCCGACCGCCCCCTACATCCAGGCGTTCATGAAGGCTGCCGAGGAAAAGGCCGGGGAGCTTGGCGTCAATCTCCTTATCCGTGACGGTGAAGGCGATTCCATCAAAATCATGGATATTATCGACACATACATGGCCCAGGGAATCGATGCCTTTATCCTGGGAGGTGCGGTGGACCTCCGTGCCCTCGTTCCCGGAATACGGAGGCTCAACGAGGCTAAGATTCCGGTGGCGGCCCTGGATACTTCCCCGGAAGGCGGCATTGTGGACTTTTTCCTGTCCTTCGATCTGGTACAGTCAAGCGCAAAAGCTGCGGAACTCTTCGTCGAGGGGATCAAAAAACGGAACGGCGGAACGGTTCCCGCAGGCGTCGTCCTCGAAATTCTCGGGGATAAGGCGGATATGTTCAGCCATGCCTGCACCGAAGGCTTTGATTCCGTTCTCTCGAAATATCCCCAGCTCGAAATCGCCCAGGGAGAGGGCAAATGGAACAACACGGATTCCCATGCGGTCGTCTCGGATCTTCTGACCAGGTTCGGAAACGGGGTTCTCGGAATTTACGTCCAGACTCCGGACATTATGGGACCGGGCGTGGTCGCGGCCATCGAAGCGGCCGGACTGAACGCGGCGGATTTCGGAATCTCCGGAATCTGCATCGGACCCGAGGGAATCGACCTCATCAAGAAGGGAAAAATGCTCGGGGCGGTTGCCCAGCCGGCGTATGACGCGGCTGCCCTTGCCGTTCAGTATCTTGTGGACAAGCTGAGGGGAAATCCCGTACCGCAAATAGGGGATACGGTTGTGGTCGAAGGAGCTCTGTGGTCTCCGGCAAAGGTCATACGGAATCCCTGGGCGGACGACGGCGCCTTCGTTGTGCTCCAGGGCCCCCTCGTTCCCCAGGAGGTCAGCCCCGATGATCCGAGACTCTGGGAGAATATGCTGACAAAGTAG
- the tsf gene encoding translation elongation factor Ts: protein MEISAGAVKELRDRTGAGMMDCKHALAETGGNVEKAIDYLREKGLAKAAKKASRTASDGRVFSYIHTNGKLGALVELNCETDFVAKTDEFQNLGHELCMHIAAAAPQFLTSEEVTGDVLEREREIYRQQALEEGKPANIVDKIADGKINKFYEVNCLMDQAWIRDGDKKIKDVVMETIAKLGENIVVRRFARFNIGE from the coding sequence ATGGAAATTAGCGCCGGAGCTGTTAAGGAACTCCGCGATAGAACAGGTGCTGGAATGATGGACTGCAAGCACGCCCTTGCCGAGACCGGCGGGAACGTGGAAAAGGCCATCGATTACCTTCGTGAAAAAGGGCTCGCAAAGGCGGCAAAAAAGGCTTCCAGAACAGCGTCCGACGGAAGGGTGTTTTCCTATATCCATACGAACGGAAAACTCGGTGCCCTTGTCGAACTGAACTGTGAGACCGACTTCGTCGCCAAGACGGACGAATTCCAGAATCTCGGCCACGAGCTGTGCATGCATATTGCTGCGGCCGCTCCCCAGTTCCTCACCTCCGAGGAAGTGACCGGCGACGTGCTGGAGCGCGAGCGTGAAATCTACCGGCAGCAGGCCCTTGAAGAGGGCAAGCCCGCCAATATCGTCGACAAGATCGCCGACGGAAAGATCAACAAGTTCTACGAAGTAAACTGCCTGATGGACCAGGCCTGGATCCGCGACGGCGACAAGAAGATAAAGGACGTCGTCATGGAAACCATCGCCAAGCTCGGCGAGAATATCGTCGTAAGACGGTTCGCCCGCTTCAACATAGGCGAGTAG